A genomic window from Punica granatum isolate Tunisia-2019 chromosome 2, ASM765513v2, whole genome shotgun sequence includes:
- the LOC116197934 gene encoding uncharacterized protein LOC116197934 yields the protein MAPKGDGIVEWTDELESAFVDILVDKFQRTHTSSWRMKDWEQISKELEEKFPGVILGGDKVKTKAQRMKTQYTQFTELIQHTGVGWDGPTNTVKANPDIWDKFIKRNSNFRTFRSKGCKHYEALKLIYKTSSATGGLQISSTDPSHSPRSYERIEEEFLALRNSRGKEPIDLAEGSGDSNDPIDEAEEPVVTGSRRRVRKRGSNNKSQLQELIDLYKESKVKKDKAKKSTPPESKKSKSVTSPEKPAQNSIGEAMVILNQMRGTISVREYLAGIARITEDERWRQAFVWMYEEARREWLHNLVHP from the exons ATGGCTCCCAAGGGTGATGGCATAGTTGAGTGGACAGACGAGCTTGAGAGTGCATTCGTTGACATTTTGGTCGATAAATTCCAAAGGACGCATACATCAAGTTGGAGAATGAAGGACTGGGAACAGATAAGTAAGGAATTGGAAGAGAAATTCCCAGGTGTGATTCTTGGCGGCGACAAGGTCAAAACAAAAGCACAAAGGATGAAGACACAATACACACAATTCACAGAGTTGATTCAGCACACAGGAGTTGGTTGGGATGGGCCGACTAACACCGTGAAAGCGAATCCTGATATTTGGGACAAGTTTATCAAG AGGAACAGTAACTTCAGGACTTTTCGGTCAAAAGGATGCAAGCATTATGAGGCCTTGAAACTGATATACAAAACATCGTCAGCAACAGGGGGACTACAAATTTCGTCAACCGACCCATCTCATAGCCCCCGATCCTATGAACGCATAGAAGAGGAATTTCTAGCATTACGGAACAGCCGTGGCAAAGAGCCTATCGATCTTGCAGAGGGATCCGGCGACAGTAATGATCCAATTGATGAAGCTGAGGAACCTGTCGTCACAGGGTCGCGGCGACGCGTGAGAAAGAGAGGTTCAAACAACAAGTCGCAGTTGCAGGAGTTGATCGACTTGTACAAGGAAAGTAAGGTGAAGAAGGACAAAGCGAAAAAATCTACCCCTCCGGAATCAAAGAAGAGCAAGTCAGTGACGAGCCCAGAGAAACCAGCACAGAACAGCATCGGAGAAGCCATGGTAATCCTCAATCAAATGAGGGGAACAATTTCTGTACGGGAGTATCTGGCCGGTATAGCACGTATTACGGAGGATGAACGATGGCGACAGGCGTTTGTTTGGATGTACGAAGAAGCTAGGCGCGAATGGTTGCACAACCTTGTTCATCCTTGA